From one Nitrososphaerales archaeon genomic stretch:
- a CDS encoding TRAP transporter fused permease subunit, whose amino-acid sequence MHGRSQGSKNFLTIIFFIASIPFLAYLINYYYMGAGGPWLLAVTMVPYSYILYTLDSLRKDQLYPKLGKKLNYLIASIYIVLCIIVATYLSTEFYNLRALRLGSYNIYDITVSAIMLVLIMEYARKRHRILFFLNIFLILYAVYGWLIPGIFAHKGLSIIRVITAMGVELETGVFEALPQLALTLVGSFLLVISIARGFGCIESIIKGASTIARKSLHGIPQSAVIGSMGVGTATGSGAANAAAVGSFTIPLMIKLGFPRPVAAGIETSASIGSQIMPPVMGIAAFIMSSFLNVSYFDVMIRGYLPALIYYGGVALSVYLLTNRYVHSKSSVTLPTLEKAKLDLREKMNIFIFIFGLSTLVYLMGVIRMPPILAALTTAVIISILLSLNFAYHLYRTGAKRSKEVKDIVMQVVDHFATQTSDLTLLLSTLGILVGIFTITGVPTKIGAMLMEVGRGEIVALIVITFLFGYFVGLGVPPAATYILVAIVIAPYMVKLGIDPWVIHFYAFFLGVFSELSPPTSVAAAVSSKIAGASFLRTMFEASKICISLYVLMFVVFTRPNIVVEPGISQLFNGGLVMAGTSGIIFGIFGKFDKRLFLDVPLRIFIAILSLLALFHPDINLAVLSSLAILVMIVFGLYRLKRVLRG is encoded by the coding sequence ATGCATGGAAGATCGCAAGGTAGCAAAAACTTTCTCACTATAATTTTTTTCATTGCATCGATACCATTCCTAGCTTACTTGATCAACTACTATTATATGGGAGCTGGGGGTCCGTGGCTATTAGCTGTAACGATGGTCCCCTATTCCTACATACTTTACACATTAGACTCTCTACGTAAGGATCAACTTTACCCCAAACTCGGTAAGAAACTTAACTACCTGATCGCTTCCATCTACATAGTACTCTGTATAATAGTTGCAACGTATCTATCTACAGAATTTTATAATTTGAGGGCTTTGAGGCTTGGCTCTTACAATATCTACGATATCACGGTAAGTGCGATTATGCTTGTATTGATCATGGAGTATGCAAGAAAGAGACATAGGATACTATTCTTTTTAAATATCTTCCTTATACTTTACGCAGTCTATGGATGGTTGATCCCGGGTATATTCGCGCATAAGGGATTATCCATAATAAGAGTCATAACAGCGATGGGTGTTGAGCTTGAAACGGGCGTCTTTGAAGCATTACCACAACTTGCGTTGACCCTGGTCGGCTCATTCTTACTTGTAATAAGTATTGCAAGAGGCTTTGGTTGTATAGAATCGATAATCAAAGGCGCCTCTACAATAGCACGTAAATCTTTACATGGTATTCCTCAATCCGCAGTAATCGGCTCCATGGGTGTGGGTACTGCAACCGGAAGTGGTGCGGCGAACGCTGCAGCTGTCGGGAGCTTCACGATACCTTTGATGATAAAGTTGGGTTTTCCGAGACCAGTCGCTGCCGGTATCGAAACTTCCGCATCTATAGGTTCACAGATCATGCCTCCAGTGATGGGGATCGCTGCATTCATTATGAGCAGTTTTCTTAATGTGTCGTACTTCGATGTAATGATAAGGGGTTACTTACCCGCATTGATCTACTATGGTGGTGTAGCGTTAAGTGTCTACTTGCTCACTAACCGATACGTTCACTCAAAATCCTCTGTAACCCTACCGACTTTGGAGAAGGCTAAGTTGGACCTTCGTGAAAAGATGAATATCTTCATATTCATCTTCGGTTTGTCGACTCTAGTGTACTTAATGGGTGTAATCAGAATGCCACCCATACTTGCCGCATTGACTACGGCGGTCATAATCTCGATCTTACTATCGTTAAACTTTGCTTATCACCTATACAGAACCGGTGCGAAAAGATCGAAAGAAGTAAAGGATATCGTTATGCAGGTTGTGGATCATTTCGCAACACAAACCTCCGACCTAACACTCCTCCTCTCCACTCTGGGAATCCTGGTAGGGATCTTTACCATTACGGGAGTGCCTACTAAGATAGGTGCGATGTTGATGGAAGTAGGTAGGGGTGAGATAGTGGCTCTAATAGTTATCACATTCTTATTCGGATACTTTGTAGGTTTGGGTGTGCCACCTGCCGCTACATATATACTCGTCGCTATAGTGATAGCGCCTTACATGGTCAAGCTCGGTATTGATCCTTGGGTGATACACTTTTACGCTTTCTTCCTAGGTGTCTTCTCCGAACTCTCTCCACCGACTTCTGTCGCTGCAGCCGTATCATCGAAGATCGCCGGTGCATCATTCTTAAGGACGATGTTCGAAGCTTCTAAGATCTGCATATCGTTGTATGTTTTGATGTTCGTTGTATTCACGAGACCGAATATCGTAGTAGAGCCGGGAATTTCACAACTCTTTAACGGAGGTTTGGTGATGGCTGGCACATCTGGCATAATCTTCGGAATATTCGGTAAATTCGATAAAAGATTATTTTTAGATGTACCATTAAGAATCTTTATAGCGATACTATCATTATTGGCGC